ACACCAAAGGAAGTACCAGAAAGGTGGCCTAGGCAGGCAGAACCCCCAGGAGATCTGTTGGCCAGCCCTTGAGAAGGTATCTAAGCCAGGTGGTGAGTGTTCAGGCCAGAGCCTGACCCAGCAAGGCAGGGTTGGGGCCTGGCTGGGGGCTCCCAGAGCCTAGGGGCTGGCATCGCTGGGGGTCTCCCCAAGCTGCTGCTGGAACTCAAGGCGCGTCTGCCGGTTGGATTCAAGCAGttcctggaggcgggcatggagGTGGTCATTCTTCTCCTCCAGGTGGTCCAGACAGGAGTTGATCTGGTCCAACATGGAGTTGATAGCGGCGTATtctggaaggaaggggaaagacaGTCAAGGTCCCATATTGCCTCAGGGCTCACAGgcaccctccccaccaccaccatgtgCCAACCTGTCTCTAAAAGGGCTTCAGGCAAGTCCCTACTCCTTGAGCCTCACTGTCaccatctggaaaatgggtgTATATCGAAAGAAAGGCATTGGAGAAATAGCTTAGTGTGCCATCTTTTTCTAGGGTTAGGGTGGTCATAGGGAGGTCAGGCAGACAGTGTCCAGCCTGGGAAGTCCTGCCAGGTTCCGAGTCTCTCTACTTCCTGCATCAACTGCCTAGAGGCCAGAGCCCATGCGCCTGAGTCGGGCAATGCAGGCCTCTGTCCCCAGGCAGACCCTACTCCCTAGCCCTGCCTGGCCCCCCTGCCCGGCCCCCCTGCCCTTAGAACAGGGCTCCTGGCAGCCTCCCAGGCCCTGCTCCCTTCTCTCACCCCGGCTCCCCTGCCTGCTCCCTTCTCTCACTCCTGCCTTTGCCCATCTCAGGCCCCTTGAACCTGCTGTGGCCTCTTCCTGGAGTGTGCTGTGTCgtgtcttccttccctcctcttctcctgggGGAGCCCCACCCATCCTTCGAGTGTCAGCGCGGCTGTCACCCCAGCCTGAGTCAGGCCTCTATTCCTGACCCCCTGCTCTCACAGCTCCGTGGCCTTCACCTCCGGCTCGACTGCTGTGATCGGGTGCCGGTCTGTCTCCCCCAGCCGGTAGTGAGTGCTCTGCGAGAGGGGGCTTGTGTCCATTGCCGTCCCCCAGGGCCCTCACTGTCACACAGTGAgcgtttgttgaatgaatggatgaatgaatggagccTGACTTTCCAgccttctgccttttctcaactGACCCTGCCACCCTGAATGCTTCAACCACAACAGCCATTCAAGGACCAGCTCCAAATGCctcttcttccaagaagccttccctggTCTCCATCAGAAACCATCACTCTGTCCTCCACTGACACTTCTGACCTGCCTCTCTCAGCAACACAGTGTCTCTTAGGAGCCAAGGTCTGGGCCTGTGCCCACTGCGGGACCCAGTTCTGAGCCAGCCCATGACTCAGATACACTCAGCTGCCAGCTTGGGACAAAGGGGAAGTGGCTGGCAGTGTGTGGGAATGGCCAGCATCAGAAAAGAGTGTCTGGGATAAGGGTGCAAAGGTGTCTGCCTTCTGGGGGAAGGGTACCCATTGCTCAGAGTTGTCCTAACTCACAGTGGACAGAGTCCTGGAAAGCCTCTATTGGATCTTAGAGTCCAACTCCCTTGTGGTAcaaacagggaaactgaggtcccagAAGGAAGAGACCTGCCTAGGATCCTGCAGCTGgttggtggtgctagtggagcAAGGGCCCTTGGGTTTCAGTCCCAGTTCCGCTGCATCCCAGCAAGTTACTGCACTTTTCTGGGAAAAGGGGACAAAGTGGGTTATTGTGATACATCAAATACATATATTAAGAACTCAGGGTCTGGCCACAGCAAGCACTTAGTAGATGGTCTCTATTAGCAACGTTTCATATTCTGGTTAAGAGACCCAAgtggagaggaggctgggggaggcgggTGTCTCCACTCCCAGGGCCGGGCTTTGTCTGAGTTAAGTGTCAAGGGTACCTCTCAGTTCCAAGTCTTTGCCTTCCGTTGAGGACACCCTCCTCCTCTATGTCCTAAATCCTGTCAATCTGCCAACTTCCACTCAACATGACTCCTGGGAGGTCCTTCCGGATGGCCCATCACAGCTCCCAGCACTTCACCTGGCTGCTCTTCACCAGCAGTGGAAGGGGGAACCCGGCAGCCCACAGCTTACCCCATTCACTCTAGATCTTGAGTGAGGAAGTGTTCTAAAACTATTGTGGTCTTGATGGATGGGTGCACAACTGTGAATATCCTAAAACCCATTGAACTGTACaatttaaatgagttaattgTATAGTGTTTACcgctcaataaagctgttacccaaaacaaagccaaaagcagAGTCTATACTTACCCCGCATTTACTAAGTCCTGACCTCTGAGTTAATACACTAATCTTTATTACACTAAAGGGACTAACCATTTACAGAACTCTTGCATGCTTGGAGCCTACTATTCATtcgttttctcatttaatcctgataCATTTCAACGTAGGGGGACACTAAaccattattcttattttacagatggggaaactgagtctccaGAAGGTGAGAAGGGAGCTGATCTTTCTCCTTACCCAGCCTCcttacccacccccaccccttcccccgcGCAGTGCTGTGCAGGCAACATGATGCTGGGTAAGCAAGTCACATTCGCCAGGGCTCCAGACCACTACCAGAAAAGGTGGCTAGGGATGCTGACTCAGCAGGGCAACACGCCCACCCAGATAAGCCTCCAGATAAGCCTAACCCAGGAGGGTCCACGCCCAGCTCCGCCCCCTTAGGAGTCCCCATCTCCACAGGGGCTGAAAGAGGTGGCTGAAGCAGGTTTTAATCCACTCCCCCGCCGCCAAAAGCGAATGATCCTGAAgcggcctcagtttcctcatctgtaaaacaggctcGGCTGACCACAGTTCTCCAGGGCTGCGGTTTCCAGAGGCCAGCTCGCAGGTGCTCGCCCGGAATTTCAGGAAAGCGCCTGCAGCTCCGGACCCTCCCTGGGGCGGGGGATGGGAGGGCGCTGCAGTTTCTTGCCGGCCCCGATTCCCCCTCCCAGGAGGACATCCCCGAGAAACCAAACGTAGCTTCAGCAGCTCccgccagcccagcccagcccagcccagcccaccccaccccgcgTCACCTGCTTCCCCGAAGCCGTCTTCCTCGCCTTCCGCGCCCGCCTCCACCGGCGTGCCCAGGTCCCCGTTGGGGCCCGACATTGCGGGCTCGGGCGCCGCAAGGGCCGCGCGACGATGGAACGCGGCGATGGTCTAGCCGACAGACGGCGCGGGGCGGAAGGCGGAGGCGGTGAATGGAACTCCGAGCCGGAAGGGTGGAACGCCGCGGCGGAACGCGCCGGGGCGGCCGGGATCCGCCCCTAAGGCGGAGCCCGGAGGCTAGAGCTCCGCCTCCACTGTGCCCTGCCTCCAGAACCCCGCCCCCGGCCGACCGCAAGGCTCCGCCCCCAAAAGAGCCCCGCCCACACTCTGCCTCACAGTCGAGGTCCGCCCACTTTGGCCGGTTTCCCCAGGCCCGCCCCTGTCCTGGCGGCCAAGTTGGACCATCCAGGGCGACCTCCAGGAGAACCTTAGGCGGTGGAGGCTCGGCCTTCACGTTGGGCGAGCGACCTGGCACGAGGGCAGGGCAGCTGGGACCCCCACTCTTCCCTAGCTAGCCGGTGCCTCCCCATGGGCGAAATCTGAGACGCGTTTCTAAGGCCCCAATGTATAGAGCCTATaatttttgcagtagtcatatatggatgtgagagttggaccataaaaaaggctgagcgccgaagaattgatgctttcgaactgtggtgttggagaagacttgagaatcccttggacagcaaggagatcaaaccagtcactcctaaaggaaatcaaccttgaatattcattggaaggactgatgctgaagccgaaactccaatacttgggccacctgatgcaaagagccggctcattggaaaagaccctgatgctgggaaagattgaaagctggaggagaaggggaagacagaagacaagatggttggatggtatcaccgacttgatcaatatgagtttgagcaagctccaggaaacggtgaaggacagggaagcctggcatgctgcagtccatggggttgcagttggacacaactgagtgcctgaacaacaacaacaatgtataggGACGATAGCCATTCACAGCCTCCTTGAGAGTCATGGTCAGCAGAGTGCAGCTTGTGGCTGTCAGTCAAGGAAGGTGTCGAGATAAGGTCTGCCCAGCTGCCATGATACCTTACCCCCAGCTTAGAAAGGGAGCCCTGCCTCCAAATCATCCAGCCAGAAATTCTCTCTCCTGAGCTGGCCCCACAGGTGTGATCCTGGCCAAGGACACAGCTGAGTCAGGCTCATGTCCAGGGGAGAGGGGCTTACTTACTGGGACTCCTGTCACTGTAGCTGCTCCGAGGCCTGGTTCTGGTCTCACACTGGTAGTTCCTGCCAGAAGGCCATCCTTCAGGTGGGGTTCAGGCCCGGGTGTGTTCCCTGATGATGATAACGAGGAGGGATCCTCTCTGTCCCGGAAGCTGCCTTGCTGTTTCTCCTGAGGAGCGTGGAAGATGCAGTTATGTCCTGCAGTCAGCACCACCACTGACTTGCACGATGGCAGCCCCACCTCCCTGAACCAGGTGGAGTGGAGGCGAGGCCCATGCTGAACCAGGTGGGAAGAATTGTAGTGAACAATCCCTCACCTGGGTCAGCTCACCCTCCTTGACTATAAGCGGAGGGTATCCCTCCCCCCCAGTCCCCTGCCTGCAGGCCTCCACTTACCCACCACCTGTGGCTGGCCACACTCCCCAGCCCTCTCTGAAGGTACTGTGCCCATGGATGGAGCAGGGGGCAGGTAGCACCCAGGCACCTCTTCCACTGGAGAGGGAAGAGTCTTGGCTTCGGAATGGTGCTGGGAGTGTGCCTGGGGAACTGGGCACTCAGATGGGTGCACATGTGGCATCAGGGGTCCCTGAGCAAGCTCCATGCATGAGCCTTCCCATCCACCTGCCATGTCTGTGTGGTGTGTATCCCTACGGGCGTTGGCATGTTTCTGGGAAACTGTATGTCTCTCTGAAGGTCTGCTGCTCCTTGTGCCTAGATATCCTCGTGTTTCACCCCTTGTCTGTGAACTCACACACAGAGTGGGCCCCTGTGACCCCAGGTATGATTTCACATCTGGGAAGAAACATGTGTTTTCCTTTGGGTGTCCTGTGCTTGGAAGGATACGTATGTTTGGATTGCACCAGCATGTCCACATGTGTGATCTGTGTTTCTCTGCACACTTGTGTACTACACACAGACGCAGGTGTTTCTGTGCCCATCAGAGGACATGGGGCTCTTCTGTCTTAATGAAATACCATGGTTGCTGGGAGGGCCTCTCACCAGTCAGCCAAAGGCAGGTGCCCAGCCCTCCTTCCTCAGCCTTGCTCACGCCTCTGCCAGGCATTCAACCCCCTCTTTTCAGGGAGACAACCCAGCCCCAGAGAgtaccccctccccaaccccaggaCTCCCATCCCGTCAGGGGAACCAGGCAGGGGAGGCCCTTGGCTTGTCCTCTTAGAAGGTGGACTCCATGGAGAACTGGGCATGGTCCCCACCATAGTATTCAAGGAGTGGCCTTTCTTCTGGACCTGAGTGTatgcctggggcctggggctaGAGATCTGGGcagagggaggcaggtgggaggaaaggagatgagagcccaGCCAAAGCCTCACCCCCAGGCAGCTGAGTGAGGGTGGGAGGATGCGGAGCTGGGTAGTGCAGGTGATGAAGCCCACTACCTGGCTGGCCCCTTCTCTATTCCCAGAAGCCAAAGGGAACCTGGACCCTGCCCACGCCACTCCTGTGGCCAAGGTCCACAAACCAGACCACAGGACAATGCAGCCGCTACCCCAGCCAGCCTTGATCAGAGGTGGGGACCTGTCTCTAGGGTCCCCGTTCACCTCTCATTCCCCACCTCACAAAGCCTGTCATCATCCTGTCCCCAGGCCCAGTGTGGCAGGTGGAATAGCAGTCCCCAGAGACAACTGGGTCCTAGTCCTTGGACCTCTAGAGTCCCTTAAACAGCACGGAGATcaaattagtccatcctaaaggaaatcaaccctgaatattcattggaaggactgatgctgaaactaaagctccaatactttggccacctgatacaaagtgccaactcattagaaaacacgCTGATGCTgtaaaagactgagggcaagaaagaaggggcaacagaggacgagatggttggatggcatcactgattcaatggacatgaatttgagcaaactctgggagatagtggaggacagaagagcctggtgtgcttcggtccatggggtcacaaagaggtggacacgacttagtgactaaacaacaatgagtGCTTGGAACCAGTGAATGGTACCTTATTTGGGAAAGGGGCCTTTGCAGAGGTGACAATGTTaagaatttgagaaggaaattATCCAGGATTAGCACAGTTCCAAAAGGTGACCCGGTGGGTGTGCAAGTCTGAGGGTGGAGAAGCCTGGGTTTCTTCAGAACCCCGCCTCTCCAGCCTCTGATCTTGCAAGTGGAagaagaggcagggagggggtTCCTGATGCCGATAAGGAGGGGCTCCAGCTCCGGCTTGTGGGTGAACAAGGGCTTGTCAGGCCCAGTCAAGTGGTGCGTGCAGGCCTGGAGCCCTTGAGTCTTCTAGAATCTGAATTCCTGGCGGCGTATTCGCCTCCCTGTagcccccagctctgcccctggtGGTCTGGAGGTCATTATGGAGGGGAGGCATGGGTGAGGACAGGACGCTGAATGGGCTCAGCATGGTCACAGCCACCCACCAGTAGGAGCCAGAGAGTGATCCCTGGGCCAACCAGGGGCAGGGAGGTTTGGCTATCAGAGGGGCAGGGGACCACGCCTGGTGACCTTCCCTCCCCTGGCACAGCCTCAGGCTGGGCGTGCCTCTGCCCCACCGACTGTGCACCCCTCGTGCCCTAGCTGCCATCTTCCAGCATCCACAGGGGTCCTGAGGAAGTTGGGGTGACAGCACCTCAGCCCTTGCAGCCCATCTGCAGCTCCCCGGCCCTGGCTGAGTCTCTGCGTTGATGCCTATTGCAGGTGGCCGACTGTGGAAATGAGCTGTGGCCCCTTCAGTGTTTCTGCTGGGCCAGTCACTCCTTGAAGTCAAGAGTCATGTAAGGCCTGCtgctggcctggggtggggggttagGAAGGGTCCAGCCAAAGCTGGCCATGGGCCCTGGGGCCGCCGTCTCTTGCTGAGGACCCCAGGGGCTCCGGGAGCCATGCCAATGTGAGCCCAGCCTTTTTGCCTGTCCTCCTCCCAATGGCCCAGGAATCCAGGAGCACAGTCAAGCAGCACAGACTGGGGGCAGGGCACGTGTTTATTTAGCAGGCAAGGCAGGGCTGCATCTTCGGGGCTGCAGGAACCACAGAAGGGTCTCTGGGCTCTCTCCTGTTACTGGTGTCCAGGCTGGTGGGGGGCTTAACTGGCTGCTGTGCCGGGCAAAGGCTGGTGTGAGGGGGGTGGGAGCAAAGAGAGACCGGAGGCACCTGAGAGGGAGATGGGAAAGTAGAGACAGCAACTGTCCTGGGTGGGGGGCGCAAAGGTAGTTTGAGACCCCTGGCCCACTGGCTCCCATCCGCCCCCCGCCCAGCCGTACTTACTGCAGGCTCACTGGGCATCAATGCACCGGTCTGTGGGGGAGAGAGTCTGTCAGAATGggcaggcgtgtgtgtgtgtgtgtgtgtgtgtgtgtgtgacttctgCCCACTGGGACGCCTGCCCTGCCCCTGGGcaccccaggccccagcctggCCTAGCAACTGCAGATCTGGGGGTTCCCTTCAGGGACAGGAGCAGGGGTTTGGGAGGAAGGCCTGAGGATGAGCAGCTCGGGGGGACCCCGTTCTCCAGAGCAGGCCAGCGAGGCCCTGCCACACATCCGCTCGGGCACCAGGCCGCCGCCTGTTTACCTGCTGAGCCCTGGCAGTTTCCTAGCTATGGGGGGCTGCTGGTTCCCTGGGCGGCCGTCTGGAGGCCCC
This region of Ovis canadensis isolate MfBH-ARS-UI-01 breed Bighorn chromosome 3, ARS-UI_OviCan_v2, whole genome shotgun sequence genomic DNA includes:
- the BBLN gene encoding bublin coiled-coil protein, coding for MSGPNGDLGTPVEAGAEGEEDGFGEAEYAAINSMLDQINSCLDHLEEKNDHLHARLQELLESNRQTRLEFQQQLGETPSDASP